Genomic DNA from Scyliorhinus torazame isolate Kashiwa2021f chromosome 30, sScyTor2.1, whole genome shotgun sequence:
CAATGGTCAGTGAAGGGGGCAAGGCAATGGACTGTATGGTAGTGGGAGAAGCTGATTTCTCAACATTGTCTGGTTCAAAATAGCAATAAAGCACAGTATAATTTTGATGAATAACTGCTGCTACCAGCCATGTGAGGGAGCGAGGGAATTCACGCAGGTATTTGAtctattttttcctttaaaaattaGGCTGGTTACATTTGTGAGAGATGCTGTCAGGGGTCAATATGACATTCTCTCCAGTTAGGTTTCCGCTCTCCCTGGTtaccccctccccctgactgtATCTCGGGGCCCCAGTGTTAACTCCGGAGATCTGGTTGGTCCCTGCTGGCAGGTTATTCTACACTGGGAGGGGGAGCATTAGTAGTCTTCCACAAGTAACTCGGAAGTAACATACATCTCCATTTATTGCAGAGGTAAACTCTTACCACACACACAATGTTCTGGCGGTACAGGTAAACAGTGACACACCTGGGGCgatattctcccccaacggcgcgatgtccgccgacttgcgcccaaatcagcgccaatcagatgggcatcgcgccgtcccaaaggtgcggaatgctccgcatctttggcggcctagccccgacattgagggcctaggccgacgccggagggatttccgccccgccagctgacggaaatggcgtttgttgccccgccagctggcgtggaaatgcggcgcatgcgcgggagcgtcagctgacagtttcccggcgcatgcgcgggagcgtcagctgaaagattcccgcgcatgcgcagtggggagagtctcttccgcctccgccatggtggaggccgtggcggaggcggaagggaaagagtgcccccacggcacaggcctgcccgcggatcggtgggccccgatcccgggccaggccaccgtgggggcaccccccggggtcagatcgccccgcgcccccccaaggaccccggagcccgcccacgccgcctggtcccgctggtaaataccaggtttaatttacgccggcgggacaggcaatttctgggcgggacttcagcccatccgggccggagaattgagcggagggtcccgccaaccggcgcggcccgattcccgcccccgcccaatctccggtgccggagacttcggcgggggtgggattcacggcggccaacggccattctctgacccggcggggggtcggagaatgacgccccaggtttcaaGCTGCTATGTTGTAAAAGCCTCCGGACGTGCATCACTGCACCAGCTTCATTGTGTTCTAACCTTAAGTATCTTGAATGCGGCATGTGGAAAATGTCTCAATTCAAGATGAAGAACTGACAGGAACGATGACCTAAACCCTGGGACTTTATACAATGTGGGAAGGGGAAACCACCTAACTACAATAACATATGACGACATTTTTATTTGCATGCCAGGCATTTAGTTTTCTCAGAACTGAATCACTCTGGCCATTCTTATTATTGTGTTTAAGGCCCAAGAAGGtatctttcctttttttttaagcggttattggacaggcacatggagcacaccagaatgacagggagtgggatagcttgatcttggtttcggacaatgctcggcacaacagagggccgaagggcctgttctgtgctgtactgttctatgtaaatCCAGAGTGGGTATCCGTAACACTGGTTTTAAGTTTGAGTCTGATTTATTAATTGCGAGCAGCCAAGCCAATCTGGAGGGTACACACACATTTCGGAGCCAGGAGTTATTTTGCTTCACCTCATACCATGGATATGCACTTTATGGCTTAACATTGCAATGCCTTTACGAGAATCAGAGTGTCCACCAGGCCATTTGGTCAGAGGGGTATGCATGGCATTGGGTGGCCACAGAGGGAAGAAGGGAGAGGGAACAAACAGTTGGTGTTAATTTATTTTtattacaatctttattgtcacaagtaggcttacattaacactgcaatgaagttactgtgaaaagccccagtcgccacactccggcgcctgttcaggtacacagagggagaattcagaatgtccaattcacctaacaagcacgtctttcgggagttgtgggaggaaattggagtacccggaggaaactcacgcagacacagggagaacgtgcagactccgcacagacagtgaccccaaacctggaatcgaacctggaaccctggcaacagtgctaaccactgtgctaccggaagAAGAGTTTTTCAGAAATCTGAGCCCCATCATTCATAAAGCAGCAGATGGGAGCCTGGAATGAGGAGGACACAATGGGACTTGGGACAATAATATTTCCCATTTGGCACATAGATCAAAACCCAGCCTATACTGGTGGCGTGAAAATCTCTTCTGTGCACGGGCTGTAAGAATTTTATGGGAAGTGAATTTGGGAATCTTGATTGGGTTTCTGCTGGGTGCGGGCTGGCAACACAAAAGTGTACCCGAGCACTAATTGTCAACCTCACTCAGCTGGGATGAGAAGCTGAATAGAAGTCACACTGATGTATTAAGATGTTATGTTCTCGCGACGTTGGAGCAAATTGGAAAGAACTTTAACCTGCTACTGGACATGGTACAATGCTTGATGCTGACATGGGATGTGTTAAATGGAAGAGTTTCCTGTTGTCAATTGCCATCCTATGTTGTCAGGTGGGCTGCCTCATGACAATGAGTGCAAAAAGAAATAAACTCTTAGAAGTGCCAGTACAGTCTGCAAGAAATGATGTTGCATGAACTGATGTTGCATGCATCACCTTCCCCTTGATTGAAACAAGGTGAGTTTTTGCATAGTTTGAATTCACTTACCGGTGCCTCCGCATCATCTGTCACCTGCTGGTAGTGTCCTGCAAGGCTGTTGTAATCCTGGAACTGTTGATAGCACTCGAGACATTTTAACCCATGCCGTACTAACCGAAGTGAGTCACAGCGCAGAGGCATTGCAGGGTGACTGGAAGCTGGGCTATCCATCCCAATTACTGTTAAACTGTCAATTTCTTGGGCCGCAGGAGTTGCAGCCTGGGCAGGGGGATCGGATGATACAGCAGTTGTCACTGGGGTGGTTGAAAACATTTGGTCCGAAGGTATGGGTTTCATCTGTAACTGAGTGCACTGCATCACGGCGCCTTTGCCCTTGTGTTCCCGTGCGTGCAAAAGCAAGCCGCACTTGTTGAAGAAGACCATCAGTTTGGAACAATGGCTGCACATCACCTCAATATGGACACTTCGCCTCTCATAATGCTGTGATAAACTCTTCTCCAGAGCAAATGCATCGCCACATTCCAAACAGCGATAGCCACGGGCTGGCATGGATAACTCACTATTGGCAGGTGGCTTAAGGTTTGGAGCATAGATTGGCACGGGATTGGTACTGTTCAACAGTTTGTTAAAAGCTTCAACAACAATGTTCTGATTTGAAGTGGGGGATTCACTATTTTGTGGCACTGCGTTCTTGACTTGTTGCACCAATGGCACGGTCACCACCTGGGTGGCAATCTTTTGTTGGCTCTGCCGCAAAGTACTGGACCTTGCGGTAGCAGTAGCAGCAACACTGTGTGGAACCAAGTTCAGGCTTGCCAGGTGAACAGCTTTTGGCAGGAGACTCGTACTGGAGGGATTTGCTGAGTGCTTTACTGCAGCCTGCTTCTGCTGTACCATGCCAGCAACTTTCATGATGGCACTGCTGGCATCCTCGGGTGGAGAAGCTGTTACAGCCGTAGCTTTCAAGTCGCTGGTGCCATCTACATCTTCAGCTCCGTTGGCAGGTACGCTAGACAAAGAACTGACTGCATTAGCCAGGTTTCTGGCTGACATTTGCTTCTTTCCATTTTCCActgctgttgaagtgtgtgtctGCGATGGTGCACTGGTCACAGGGCTAGATCTTAAACTCAACTCCTCAGTAAAACTCATTTCAGTCAGCGACTGCTCTGGTGAACTCCTAGACTCGCTCTGCTCAGAGTCTGGCATTATCCTCGTCGCAGTCCTGGTAATTTCACCGGAAGAAGTTTTAATGGTTTTGATCCTTACTTTTGGGATGGCTGGTGGTGAGCCTGTTGCAACATATGGGGACCCTCTGCCACTGTAGTCACTGGACACACTCCTTGGGCTATCAGGCTGTTTGTTTATCAGTTTCTTCACTCCGTCCATTGGACTTCTTGGACTCTTTGGTGACTTTGCCATTTTGGGGCTGCCCTTCACCCCGTCCTTCAATGCCAACAGGGACTCTTTAAAGTTTTCGCTTTGTTCCTCCTTTGGGAAGTCTGTTGTTTTTTTGGCATTAAGAGCTACCAACGCTGCCAAGCAAGACGACAGCTTCGAATGAGCTGATTTTAGACGCTGGCGAGGCGGGACCGAAGAACACAAGTTCATCTCTGGAGCACTGCTGCTCCTTGGCTCTTCTACGATATTATTGTGCAGGTCACTTGAGGGCTGCAAGCTGTCAAACAAACCTTTGTCAAAGACTTTGTCCTGTAGCTGCGTTTCTTCCGATACATGGGTTGAGATTGTCCTTTGCCCAAAGCTGACTTCCTTCACTTTACAGTTTCTAATCTCGTTTGCTTTCTCCCGCTTTTTAGAGTATTCATCAAACATGCTCAACTCGGTCATGGCTTGCTCAGGCTGTTCCCTTGTACTGTCCACCAGCGAACTCTCTGTGGAAATATATAGGCCTACAGAACCAAGGTACGGTCTCTCGTCCCGTTTAATGCTATCCATAATACTAGCATCCTGAATGGTTTCATCTGGCTCTGGGCTAGAAATAGGACTAAACTGACTAAAGGCTGGTAGAACTTCTGACCTTGGTGTGTCAAATTTATCTGAGTAGTTTCTGGAACTATCTCCATTAATGAAAGCAGTGACCATTTTGCTGTAGCTATTTCCAAGGCTGTGGGTATCAGCAGTAATATCAGAATTTCGAAACCCATTTTGAAGCAGATTCTGTCCAAGCTGATGGCCATCCTTCTCAGTGATGGAATCGAAGGAGTCCTGTCGACTGGTGTTCTTAACAATCACACTCACCACTGGGACGTCAGGTATGGCGTGGTGCATAGACAGCTCGTCTATATCCATACCTGCTTGCTTTAGGTGATTTTCTGTCTCCTCGCTACTCGACTGGATAGCCTCCTTGGCATCGAGGTCTGGGTCAGGAATGTCAAAAGCAGCTAGGAGGTCATCGAAATCTGGGGTCTTCATGTCACCCATGTTTGGGCACTTAGTAAAACCTTAAAAGAAAGACAGAAGACTTTAGTCACAATTAAATTTTACTTTGTGAAACAGAATGGGTGCAAATATGAAACCAACATCCTAGAGATATGATGTAAAGAAGCAGCTGCAAAGAAAGGAAAATTACTAAGATTAAATGCTGCCAACACGGAACCATAGAGTAGAACCACAGaaatgctacagtgcagaaggaggccattttgcccatcaagtctgcatggaccctttgaaagagcactccacctcagcccactcccccaccctatccttgtaacctgcctaccccaccgaacctgcacatctctggacaccaaggggcaatt
This window encodes:
- the znf592 gene encoding zinc finger protein 592 isoform X2, whose translation is MGDMKTPDFDDLLAAFDIPDPDLDAKEAIQSSSEETENHLKQAGMDIDELSMHHAIPDVPVVSVIVKNTSRQDSFDSITEKDGHQLGQNLLQNGFRNSDITADTHSLGNSYSKMVTAFINGDSSRNYSDKFDTPRSEVLPAFSQFSPISSPEPDETIQDASIMDSIKRDERPYLGSVGLYISTESSLVDSTREQPEQAMTELSMFDEYSKKREKANEIRNCKVKEVSFGQRTISTHVSEETQLQDKVFDKGLFDSLQPSSDLHNNIVEEPRSSSAPEMNLCSSVPPRQRLKSAHSKLSSCLAALVALNAKKTTDFPKEEQSENFKESLLALKDGVKGSPKMAKSPKSPRSPMDGVKKLINKQPDSPRSVSSDYSGRGSPYVATGSPPAIPKVRIKTIKTSSGEITRTATRIMPDSEQSESRSSPEQSLTEMSFTEELSLRSSPVTSAPSQTHTSTAVENGKKQMSARNLANAVSSLSSVPANGAEDVDGTSDLKATAVTASPPEDASSAIMKVAGMVQQKQAAVKHSANPSSTSLLPKAVHLASLNLVPHSVAATATARSSTLRQSQQKIATQVVTVPLVQQVKNAVPQNSESPTSNQNIVVEAFNKLLNSTNPVPIYAPNLKPPANSELSMPARGYRCLECGDAFALEKSLSQHYERRSVHIEVMCSHCSKLMVFFNKCGLLLHAREHKGKGAVMQCTQLQMKPIPSDQMFSTTPVTTAVSSDPPAQAATPAAQEIDSLTVIGMDSPASSHPAMPLRCDSLRLVRHGLKCLECYQQFQDYNSLAGHYQQVTDDAEAPTCRVCQMMLPNKCSYAAHLRIHAHKSPYSCPECGAVCRSAYFQTHVKENCLHYTRTVVFRCVHCGIMSNDPNALKSHIQGAHCESFHKCTICPMAFKSSQCASSHYSSQHPLVKHWQPELILKCSMCETVFDQRALLHKHFEQHKNKLRVCVYKCPVCKLLYMHKQLMMEHFKDVHNNAQTAEKPPGALSPSRDDSSGQKTETPTAHGTTNGVIPNLLNSDEKDKITVEKPEMRPKVRRPGWTCGECLQWFSERELYVSHMKRSHGKSMKRYPCRQCDRSFNSSHSLRRHIRVSHDGVKRTYSCWYCTDEKHFFAKRFMLEKHINLMHGIKNPDFSQMPKAVHGNTETTVDLPGKRVASDREAGELLNSDTIALLPKRLKVTVFKQYRCSICGYMTKSKADFQEHIPQHKSDGSTFQCSQCGLCYTSPLSLNRHLYIVHKLKEPEKLQATDAVREKGQGKHRGEANTTSEEDVDLRCQVCKDIFDSEAALSAHVRTHGMRFILSKQNGGSEQ
- the znf592 gene encoding zinc finger protein 592 isoform X1; the protein is MGDMKTPDFDDLLAAFDIPDPDLDAKEAIQSSSEETENHLKQAGMDIDELSMHHAIPDVPVVSVIVKNTSRQDSFDSITEKDGHQLGQNLLQNGFRNSDITADTHSLGNSYSKMVTAFINGDSSRNYSDKFDTPRSEVLPAFSQFSPISSPEPDETIQDASIMDSIKRDERPYLGSVGLYISTESSLVDSTREQPEQAMTELSMFDEYSKKREKANEIRNCKVKEVSFGQRTISTHVSEETQLQDKVFDKGLFDSLQPSSDLHNNIVEEPRSSSAPEMNLCSSVPPRQRLKSAHSKLSSCLAALVALNAKKTTDFPKEEQSENFKESLLALKDGVKGSPKMAKSPKSPRSPMDGVKKLINKQPDSPRSVSSDYSGRGSPYVATGSPPAIPKVRIKTIKTSSGEITRTATRIMPDSEQSESRSSPEQSLTEMSFTEELSLRSSPVTSAPSQTHTSTAVENGKKQMSARNLANAVSSLSSVPANGAEDVDGTSDLKATAVTASPPEDASSAIMKVAGMVQQKQAAVKHSANPSSTSLLPKAVHLASLNLVPHSVAATATARSSTLRQSQQKIATQVVTVPLVQQVKNAVPQNSESPTSNQNIVVEAFNKLLNSTNPVPIYAPNLKPPANSELSMPARGYRCLECGDAFALEKSLSQHYERRSVHIEVMCSHCSKLMVFFNKCGLLLHAREHKGKGAVMQCTQLQMKPIPSDQMFSTTPVTTAVSSDPPAQAATPAAQEIDSLTVIGMDSPASSHPAMPLRCDSLRLVRHGLKCLECYQQFQDYNSLAGHYQQVTDDAEAPTCRVCQMMLPNKCSYAAHLRIHAHKSPYSCPECGAVCRSAYFQTHVKENCLHYTRTVVFRCVHCGIMSNDPNALKSHIQGAHCESFHKCTICPMAFKSSQCASSHYSSQHPLVKHWQPELILKCSMCETVFDQRALLHKHFEQHKNKLRVCVYKCPVCKLLYMHKQLMMEHFKDVHNNAQTAEKPPGALSPSRDDSSGQKTETPTAHGTTNGVIPNLLNSDEKDKITVEKPEMRPKVRRPGWTCGECLQWFSERELYVSHMKRSHGKSMKRYPCRQCDRSFNSSHSLRRHIRVSHDGVKRTYSCWYCTDEKHFFAKRFMLEKHINLMHGIKNPDFSQMPKAVHGNTETTVEDLPGKRVASDREAGELLNSDTIALLPKRLKVTVFKQYRCSICGYMTKSKADFQEHIPQHKSDGSTFQCSQCGLCYTSPLSLNRHLYIVHKLKEPEKLQATDAVREKGQGKHRGEANTTSEEDVDLRCQVCKDIFDSEAALSAHVRTHGMRFILSKQNGGSEQ